DNA sequence from the Myxococcus guangdongensis genome:
CTTGGCCGTCATCTTGTAGTACACGAGCTTGTCGCGGCCGACCTCCTGGATGATGGAGGCCAGGTCCCCCGACATCAGGAAGTCCACGGACACCTGCTGCCCGGGGCCCTTCGCCGCGTTCGGATTCACGTAGCCGGACTGCTGGTACTCGTACTCCTCCGCGATGTCCTGGCGCGCGGCCTGGTCCACCATGGCGAAGCGGCCCGTCTGCGCGAGCGCCGTCTGAATCTTGTCACCCAGCGAGCGCATGTCGATGTGCTCGGAGGTGCTGTTCTTCAGCTTGCCCACGAGGACGATGGGCAGCGAGCCATCCGGCCGGG
Encoded proteins:
- the lpoB gene encoding penicillin-binding protein activator LpoB is translated as MKIHRLLLSACLVASLAACGGPRAFTRGTYEDPNEIEMLSDQFNENDLQLIAKKMAESLASSPRFSTPRPDGSLPIVLVGKLKNSTSEHIDMRSLGDKIQTALAQTGRFAMVDQAARQDIAEEYEYQQSGYVNPNAAKGPGQQVSVDFLMSGDLASIIQEVGRDKLVYYKMTAKLSNVRTGLIEWTDEKQIRKKFEKRGVSW